Proteins encoded together in one Plectropomus leopardus isolate mb chromosome 19, YSFRI_Pleo_2.0, whole genome shotgun sequence window:
- the LOC121959193 gene encoding probable crossover junction endonuclease EME2 isoform X2, translating into MSVLRRAKTWEISDSEESDAETQSDLNSGDNSRTATVSTDSADSQSCNKLHLSPIKPEAGQTSALSPPRPAGRGTPSPARKRRTKEEIEADRQAARERREARDRQRAARAQEKEERKQEQQRRREAAENLKSLRPENCLRCLTVCIDPALLQQDGSDVLLDTLTTFDWRFSIESQQLPHSITWTRDPPQQGEDGKGSVVEEEQVLLVLGLTDFMDLVVSVKKMLDCDDEETGVESFVSPILEFLNRGARKVVTVLVTDSQPDYRTNASGMQVLDETLQSKLGMENVEIEEVLVYLQLSKNISLVFLDGWQEVTNHVCAVTKALSKRPFKLLTERAELPFCVDGSWASGVRVERDGSGLIQVWSRQIQQLNRVSPAVASAVTAAYPSPQLLLQAYQSLGSEEDRKGLLSGLLVKSGGKERRIGPEISARVYRCFTVQNPQLVLD; encoded by the exons ATGTCTGTGCTGCGTAGAGCTAAAACTTGGGAAATATCTGACTCTGAGGAAAGCGACGCTGAGACACAATCTGATTTAAACAGCGGCGACAACAGTCGCACAGCGACAGTCAGCACAGACTCAGCAGACAGTCAGAGTTGTAACAAACTCCACTTGTCACCCATAAAACCTGAAGCCGGTCAAACTTCTGCCCTGTCTCCTCCGCGGCCAGCTGGACGAGGCACACCGAGCCCCGCAAGAAAACGGCGCACCAAGGAGGAGATAGAGGCGGACAGGCAGGCAGccagggagaggagggaggcgagagacaggcagagagcagcCAGAGcccaggagaaggaggagaggaaacaggagcagcagaggaggagagaggctgCGGAGAACCTGAAGAGTCTCCGGCCGGAGAACTGCCTCAGGTGTCTGACTGTCTGCATAGATCCAG CTCTTCTACAACAGGATGGCTCGGACGTCTTGCTGGACACCCTGACTACCTTTGATTGGAGGTTTAGCATCGAGAGCCAGCAGCTCCCACACAGCATCACATGGACCAGAGATCCGCCTCAG CAGGGAGAAGATGGCAAGGGCtcggtggtggaggaggagcaaGTGCTTCTGGTGCTGGGTCTGACAGACTTCATGGACTTGGTGGTCTCTGTGAAGAAA ATGCTCGACTGCGACGACGAGGAGACAGGGGTGGAGTCTTTCGTCAGTCCAATTTTGGAGTTCCTTAACCGGGGTGCCAGGAAAGTGGTAACGGTTTTAGTAACGGACTCTCAGCCAGATTACAG GACCAATGCTAGTGGCATGCAAGTACTAGATGAGACACTACAATCTAAACTTGGGATGGAGAACGTGGAAATTGAGGAG GTTCTTGTGTACCTTCAGCTCAGTAAGAATATCTCGCTTGTCTTCCTGGATGGCTGGCAGGAGGTCACGAACCATGTGTGTGCCGTCACCAAGGCCTTATCAAAACGCCCTTTTAA ACTGCTGACGGAGCGAGCAGAGCTGCCTTTCTGCGTGGACGGTTCATGGGCCAGCGGGGTTCGGGTAGAGCGGGACGGCTCTGGGCTGATCCAGGTCTGGAGCAGGCAGATCCAACAGCTGAACAGAGTCAGTCCTGCTGTGGCCTCCGCTGTGACCGCTGCCTACCCGTCTCCTCAGCTACTGTTGCAG GCGTACCAGAGTTTGGGgtcagaggaggacagaaaggGGCTGCTGTCTGGTCTCCTGGTGAAAAGTGGAGGTAAAGAGAGACGCATAGGACCGGAGATATCAGCCAGAGTTTACCGCTGCTTcacagtccaaaacccacagCTGGTCTTGGACTGA
- the LOC121959193 gene encoding probable crossover junction endonuclease EME2 isoform X3 translates to MSVLRRAKTWEISDSEESDAETQSDLNSGDNSRTATVSTDSADSQSCNKLHLSPIKPEAGQTSALSPPRPAGRGTPSPARKRRTKEEIEADRQAARERREARDRQRAARAQEKEERKQEQQRRREAAENLKSLRPENCLRCLTVCIDPALLQQDGSDVLLDTLTTFDWRFSIESQQLPHSITWTRDPPQGEDGKGSVVEEEQVLLVLGLTDFMDLVVSVKKQMLDCDDEETGVESFVSPILEFLNRGARKVVTVLVTDSQPDYRTNASGMQVLDETLQSKLGMENVEIEEVLVYLQLSKNISLVFLDGWQEVTNHVCAVTKALSKRPFKLLTERAELPFCVDGSWASGVRVERDGSGLIQVWSRQIQQLNRVSPAVASAVTAAYPSPQLLLQAYQSLGSEEDRKGLLSGLLVKSGGKERRIGPEISARVYRCFTVQNPQLVLD, encoded by the exons ATGTCTGTGCTGCGTAGAGCTAAAACTTGGGAAATATCTGACTCTGAGGAAAGCGACGCTGAGACACAATCTGATTTAAACAGCGGCGACAACAGTCGCACAGCGACAGTCAGCACAGACTCAGCAGACAGTCAGAGTTGTAACAAACTCCACTTGTCACCCATAAAACCTGAAGCCGGTCAAACTTCTGCCCTGTCTCCTCCGCGGCCAGCTGGACGAGGCACACCGAGCCCCGCAAGAAAACGGCGCACCAAGGAGGAGATAGAGGCGGACAGGCAGGCAGccagggagaggagggaggcgagagacaggcagagagcagcCAGAGcccaggagaaggaggagaggaaacaggagcagcagaggaggagagaggctgCGGAGAACCTGAAGAGTCTCCGGCCGGAGAACTGCCTCAGGTGTCTGACTGTCTGCATAGATCCAG CTCTTCTACAACAGGATGGCTCGGACGTCTTGCTGGACACCCTGACTACCTTTGATTGGAGGTTTAGCATCGAGAGCCAGCAGCTCCCACACAGCATCACATGGACCAGAGATCCGCCTCAG GGAGAAGATGGCAAGGGCtcggtggtggaggaggagcaaGTGCTTCTGGTGCTGGGTCTGACAGACTTCATGGACTTGGTGGTCTCTGTGAAGAAA CAGATGCTCGACTGCGACGACGAGGAGACAGGGGTGGAGTCTTTCGTCAGTCCAATTTTGGAGTTCCTTAACCGGGGTGCCAGGAAAGTGGTAACGGTTTTAGTAACGGACTCTCAGCCAGATTACAG GACCAATGCTAGTGGCATGCAAGTACTAGATGAGACACTACAATCTAAACTTGGGATGGAGAACGTGGAAATTGAGGAG GTTCTTGTGTACCTTCAGCTCAGTAAGAATATCTCGCTTGTCTTCCTGGATGGCTGGCAGGAGGTCACGAACCATGTGTGTGCCGTCACCAAGGCCTTATCAAAACGCCCTTTTAA ACTGCTGACGGAGCGAGCAGAGCTGCCTTTCTGCGTGGACGGTTCATGGGCCAGCGGGGTTCGGGTAGAGCGGGACGGCTCTGGGCTGATCCAGGTCTGGAGCAGGCAGATCCAACAGCTGAACAGAGTCAGTCCTGCTGTGGCCTCCGCTGTGACCGCTGCCTACCCGTCTCCTCAGCTACTGTTGCAG GCGTACCAGAGTTTGGGgtcagaggaggacagaaaggGGCTGCTGTCTGGTCTCCTGGTGAAAAGTGGAGGTAAAGAGAGACGCATAGGACCGGAGATATCAGCCAGAGTTTACCGCTGCTTcacagtccaaaacccacagCTGGTCTTGGACTGA
- the LOC121959193 gene encoding probable crossover junction endonuclease EME2 isoform X4 — protein MSVLRRAKTWEISDSEESDAETQSDLNSGDNSRTATVSTDSADSQSCNKLHLSPIKPEAGQTSALSPPRPAGRGTPSPARKRRTKEEIEADRQAARERREARDRQRAARAQEKEERKQEQQRRREAAENLKSLRPENCLRCLTVCIDPALLQQDGSDVLLDTLTTFDWRFSIESQQLPHSITWTRDPPQGEDGKGSVVEEEQVLLVLGLTDFMDLVVSVKKMLDCDDEETGVESFVSPILEFLNRGARKVVTVLVTDSQPDYRTNASGMQVLDETLQSKLGMENVEIEEVLVYLQLSKNISLVFLDGWQEVTNHVCAVTKALSKRPFKLLTERAELPFCVDGSWASGVRVERDGSGLIQVWSRQIQQLNRVSPAVASAVTAAYPSPQLLLQAYQSLGSEEDRKGLLSGLLVKSGGKERRIGPEISARVYRCFTVQNPQLVLD, from the exons ATGTCTGTGCTGCGTAGAGCTAAAACTTGGGAAATATCTGACTCTGAGGAAAGCGACGCTGAGACACAATCTGATTTAAACAGCGGCGACAACAGTCGCACAGCGACAGTCAGCACAGACTCAGCAGACAGTCAGAGTTGTAACAAACTCCACTTGTCACCCATAAAACCTGAAGCCGGTCAAACTTCTGCCCTGTCTCCTCCGCGGCCAGCTGGACGAGGCACACCGAGCCCCGCAAGAAAACGGCGCACCAAGGAGGAGATAGAGGCGGACAGGCAGGCAGccagggagaggagggaggcgagagacaggcagagagcagcCAGAGcccaggagaaggaggagaggaaacaggagcagcagaggaggagagaggctgCGGAGAACCTGAAGAGTCTCCGGCCGGAGAACTGCCTCAGGTGTCTGACTGTCTGCATAGATCCAG CTCTTCTACAACAGGATGGCTCGGACGTCTTGCTGGACACCCTGACTACCTTTGATTGGAGGTTTAGCATCGAGAGCCAGCAGCTCCCACACAGCATCACATGGACCAGAGATCCGCCTCAG GGAGAAGATGGCAAGGGCtcggtggtggaggaggagcaaGTGCTTCTGGTGCTGGGTCTGACAGACTTCATGGACTTGGTGGTCTCTGTGAAGAAA ATGCTCGACTGCGACGACGAGGAGACAGGGGTGGAGTCTTTCGTCAGTCCAATTTTGGAGTTCCTTAACCGGGGTGCCAGGAAAGTGGTAACGGTTTTAGTAACGGACTCTCAGCCAGATTACAG GACCAATGCTAGTGGCATGCAAGTACTAGATGAGACACTACAATCTAAACTTGGGATGGAGAACGTGGAAATTGAGGAG GTTCTTGTGTACCTTCAGCTCAGTAAGAATATCTCGCTTGTCTTCCTGGATGGCTGGCAGGAGGTCACGAACCATGTGTGTGCCGTCACCAAGGCCTTATCAAAACGCCCTTTTAA ACTGCTGACGGAGCGAGCAGAGCTGCCTTTCTGCGTGGACGGTTCATGGGCCAGCGGGGTTCGGGTAGAGCGGGACGGCTCTGGGCTGATCCAGGTCTGGAGCAGGCAGATCCAACAGCTGAACAGAGTCAGTCCTGCTGTGGCCTCCGCTGTGACCGCTGCCTACCCGTCTCCTCAGCTACTGTTGCAG GCGTACCAGAGTTTGGGgtcagaggaggacagaaaggGGCTGCTGTCTGGTCTCCTGGTGAAAAGTGGAGGTAAAGAGAGACGCATAGGACCGGAGATATCAGCCAGAGTTTACCGCTGCTTcacagtccaaaacccacagCTGGTCTTGGACTGA
- the mfsd1l gene encoding major facilitator superfamily domain-containing protein 1 has protein sequence MAQPAEKAYYRFVVLFFNCLLTFGSYFCFDIPSVLQDQFQGNLTCPNATVINGTVDCVEGLGMNPQQYNLLYAIYAWTNAVVVIMAGFLIDKLGNRFGVFLFSLLCVLGSALFALGSHFKGTPYLLPLMLTGRLLFGSGNGSLTIVQNRITAFWFKGKELALAFGLTLAFSRLGSVLNFFLTQKFEEKYGMQWTLWGGALLCVLGFVSAVIVSALDKIGMRQLGLDGTIQEESRKVRIQDVKLLSLRYWLLVLTIMFFYNGIFPFIADASKFIQDKYSDYSQKEAAYIAGAVYDSSLVLSASVGILIDYVGLRGIFAVACAVLTLPVFGLLAFTFVPPLVSTIWLGVTYSFAAASMWPSIPLVVPQATLGTAMGLATSVQMIGIGVSNLVVGQILGTKSSETKIPLWRWQRMMIFMLANTISCIITSVLLNVVDHRQGGTLNKTTKRSGQAERDSDREPLNQAEEEQNEDEEDEAVRSRSINS, from the exons atgGCTCAGCCGGCAGAGAAAG cGTATTACCGCTTTGTGGTGCTCTTCTTCAACTGTCTACTGACTTTCGGCTCCTACTTCTGCTTCGACATCCCCAGTGTTTTACAGGATCAGTTCCAAGGG AACCTGACATGTCCCAATGCGACAGTGATCAATGGGACAGTGGACTGTGTGGAGGGGTTGGGGATGAACCCTCAGCAGTACAATCTTCTTTACGCCATCTATGCTTGGAC GAATGCAGTAGTCGTGATCATGGCTGGGTTCCTGATTGACAAATTAGGAAACCGCT TTGgagtatttctgttttctctgctgtgtgttttggggtCGGCTCTCTTTGCACTCGGCTCCCACTTCAAAGGAACTCCCTACCTGCTGCCGCTCATGCTAACAGGCCGACTGCTGTTCGGATCAGGCAATGGATCTCTGACCA TCGTTCAGAACCGCATCACAGCCTTCTGGTTCAAAGGGAAGGAGCTGGCCTTGGCTTTCGGTCTGACCCTGGCTTTCTCACGCCTGGGGTCAGTCCTGAACTTCTTCCTCACCCAGAAGTTTGAAGAAAAATATGGCATGCAGTGGACGCTCTGGGGTG gtgcactgctgtgtgtgctggGCTTTGTATCTGCTGTTATAGTCAGCGCTCTGGACAAGATCGGTATGAGGCAGCTGGGTCTTGATGGCACCATCCAAGAGGAGTCCCGCAAAGTG AGGATTCAGGATGTAAAGCTCCTGTCGCTAAGATACTGGCTGCTGGTTCTCACCATCATGTTCTTCTACAACGGCATCTTCCCGTTCATCGCAGATGCCAG TAAATTCATTCAGGATAAATACAGCGACTACAGTCAGAAGGAGGCGGCCTACATCGCCGGGGCGGTTTATGACAGCTCGCTGGTTCTCTCAGCCAGCGTGGGCATTCTCATC GATTATGTGGGTCTGCGGGGCATTTTTGCAGTGGCCTGTGCTGTCCTCACGCTGCCTGTGTTTGGACTCCTGGCCTTCACCTTCGTCCCTCCTCTTGTCTCCACCATATGGCTGGGAGTCACCTACTCCTTTGCTGCT GCAAGCATGTGGCCATCTATTCCCCTCGTGGTGCCTCAGGCGACTCTGGGAACAGCCATGGGTCTGGCCACCTCCGTACAGATGATTGGGATTGGGGTGTCTAATCTGGTCGTCGGGCAGATTTTGGGCACCAAGTCTAG TGAGACTAAAATCCCGTTATGGCGttggcagaggatgatgatcTTCATGTTGGCCAACACCATCAGCTGCATCATCACCTCAGTGCTGCTCAACGTTGTCGACCACAGACAG GGCGGGACCCTGAACAAGACAACCAAGAGGTCGGGGCAGGCTGAGAGAGACTCCGACAGAGAGCCGCTCAACCAGGCAGAGGAAGAGCAgaatgaggatgaggaggacgaGGCGGTCAGATCTCGCTCTATCAACTCCTAa
- the LOC121959193 gene encoding probable crossover junction endonuclease EME2 isoform X1 gives MSVLRRAKTWEISDSEESDAETQSDLNSGDNSRTATVSTDSADSQSCNKLHLSPIKPEAGQTSALSPPRPAGRGTPSPARKRRTKEEIEADRQAARERREARDRQRAARAQEKEERKQEQQRRREAAENLKSLRPENCLRCLTVCIDPALLQQDGSDVLLDTLTTFDWRFSIESQQLPHSITWTRDPPQQGEDGKGSVVEEEQVLLVLGLTDFMDLVVSVKKQMLDCDDEETGVESFVSPILEFLNRGARKVVTVLVTDSQPDYRTNASGMQVLDETLQSKLGMENVEIEEVLVYLQLSKNISLVFLDGWQEVTNHVCAVTKALSKRPFKLLTERAELPFCVDGSWASGVRVERDGSGLIQVWSRQIQQLNRVSPAVASAVTAAYPSPQLLLQAYQSLGSEEDRKGLLSGLLVKSGGKERRIGPEISARVYRCFTVQNPQLVLD, from the exons ATGTCTGTGCTGCGTAGAGCTAAAACTTGGGAAATATCTGACTCTGAGGAAAGCGACGCTGAGACACAATCTGATTTAAACAGCGGCGACAACAGTCGCACAGCGACAGTCAGCACAGACTCAGCAGACAGTCAGAGTTGTAACAAACTCCACTTGTCACCCATAAAACCTGAAGCCGGTCAAACTTCTGCCCTGTCTCCTCCGCGGCCAGCTGGACGAGGCACACCGAGCCCCGCAAGAAAACGGCGCACCAAGGAGGAGATAGAGGCGGACAGGCAGGCAGccagggagaggagggaggcgagagacaggcagagagcagcCAGAGcccaggagaaggaggagaggaaacaggagcagcagaggaggagagaggctgCGGAGAACCTGAAGAGTCTCCGGCCGGAGAACTGCCTCAGGTGTCTGACTGTCTGCATAGATCCAG CTCTTCTACAACAGGATGGCTCGGACGTCTTGCTGGACACCCTGACTACCTTTGATTGGAGGTTTAGCATCGAGAGCCAGCAGCTCCCACACAGCATCACATGGACCAGAGATCCGCCTCAG CAGGGAGAAGATGGCAAGGGCtcggtggtggaggaggagcaaGTGCTTCTGGTGCTGGGTCTGACAGACTTCATGGACTTGGTGGTCTCTGTGAAGAAA CAGATGCTCGACTGCGACGACGAGGAGACAGGGGTGGAGTCTTTCGTCAGTCCAATTTTGGAGTTCCTTAACCGGGGTGCCAGGAAAGTGGTAACGGTTTTAGTAACGGACTCTCAGCCAGATTACAG GACCAATGCTAGTGGCATGCAAGTACTAGATGAGACACTACAATCTAAACTTGGGATGGAGAACGTGGAAATTGAGGAG GTTCTTGTGTACCTTCAGCTCAGTAAGAATATCTCGCTTGTCTTCCTGGATGGCTGGCAGGAGGTCACGAACCATGTGTGTGCCGTCACCAAGGCCTTATCAAAACGCCCTTTTAA ACTGCTGACGGAGCGAGCAGAGCTGCCTTTCTGCGTGGACGGTTCATGGGCCAGCGGGGTTCGGGTAGAGCGGGACGGCTCTGGGCTGATCCAGGTCTGGAGCAGGCAGATCCAACAGCTGAACAGAGTCAGTCCTGCTGTGGCCTCCGCTGTGACCGCTGCCTACCCGTCTCCTCAGCTACTGTTGCAG GCGTACCAGAGTTTGGGgtcagaggaggacagaaaggGGCTGCTGTCTGGTCTCCTGGTGAAAAGTGGAGGTAAAGAGAGACGCATAGGACCGGAGATATCAGCCAGAGTTTACCGCTGCTTcacagtccaaaacccacagCTGGTCTTGGACTGA